Proteins from one Verrucomicrobiaceae bacterium genomic window:
- a CDS encoding carbohydrate-binding family 9-like protein: MKRYLVQHAPNSTLDWSKAAPLTDFTFAWEQRSAPWTEFRALHDGESFWFRFECEDEDLVLPEADTAKDRALGSDRVEIFFAPDLSLKPYFALEMSPRGDVADYAARFYREIDWDWCCEGLRLDTQIMGSRYTVSGSIPLDVLRRLGVLRGSEMYAGLYRAEFHHREDGSVHMGWMPWVNPGTVKPDFHVPESFGVLELVAC, translated from the coding sequence ATGAAGCGCTACCTCGTCCAACATGCCCCCAATTCCACGCTCGACTGGTCCAAGGCCGCGCCGCTGACGGATTTCACCTTTGCGTGGGAGCAGCGGTCTGCGCCGTGGACGGAGTTCCGGGCGCTGCATGATGGTGAGAGCTTTTGGTTCCGCTTTGAGTGCGAGGATGAGGATCTCGTGCTGCCAGAGGCCGATACGGCAAAGGATCGTGCGCTGGGCTCGGATCGTGTGGAGATCTTTTTTGCGCCAGATCTGAGTCTGAAGCCCTATTTTGCGCTGGAGATGAGTCCGCGTGGTGATGTGGCGGATTATGCGGCTCGTTTTTACCGGGAGATCGACTGGGACTGGTGCTGTGAGGGGCTGCGACTCGATACTCAGATCATGGGCAGTCGCTACACGGTGAGTGGGAGTATCCCGCTCGATGTGCTGCGGCGTCTGGGTGTGCTGCGTGGCAGTGAGATGTATGCGGGGCTGTACCGCGCGGAGTTCCATCACCGCGAGGATGGCAGTGTGCACATGGGCTGGATGCCGTGGGTGAATCCCGGCACGGTGAAGCCCGATTTTCATGTGCCAGAGAGCTTCGGAGTGCTGGAGCTGGTGGCTTGTTAG
- a CDS encoding MFS transporter, giving the protein MFAFLKPAAHAPRLPAAQIDAEYRRLRLQVFAGIFFGYAAYYLVRKNFSLAIPDILRDYPQYSKAQLGSAMTGLSIAYGFSKFLMGSVSDKSNPRYFLPLGLLLSCAVLAVFGFVKEVYLSLTAMIVLQTLNGWFNGMGWAPCGKTMVHWFSTKERGRAVSIWNVAHNVGGALVATIALWGVTLFHDWGAKFYFNAMVSTGIAVLAFILIRDTPQSCGLPPIEEYKNDYPPDYSAEHERTFTFREIFFGHVFNNKLLWAIAIANAFVYFVRYGVVDWIPTYLQTAKNFSFQQSSTAWACFEWAAVPGTILCGWMSDKVFKSRRAPATILFMIPTLLGLIAYGLNRNGPLWIDITALITIGFFIYGPVMLIGLQALDMVPKKAAGTAAGFTGFFGYVFGSAIAGTGVGWIADHWGWGGVIITMCICCVLTMLFSALTLGHKAKSSCSL; this is encoded by the coding sequence ATGTTTGCCTTTCTCAAACCAGCCGCGCATGCCCCGCGCCTGCCTGCGGCTCAAATCGACGCCGAATACCGCCGTCTGCGGCTCCAGGTCTTCGCCGGCATCTTTTTCGGTTACGCGGCTTACTACCTCGTGCGGAAGAATTTCTCCCTCGCCATCCCAGACATCCTGCGGGACTACCCGCAGTACTCCAAGGCCCAACTCGGCTCCGCCATGACCGGACTCAGCATCGCCTACGGCTTCTCCAAGTTCCTCATGGGCAGCGTGTCGGATAAGAGCAATCCGCGCTACTTTCTCCCACTCGGGCTGCTGCTCTCCTGCGCGGTGCTGGCGGTCTTTGGCTTCGTCAAAGAGGTCTATCTCTCCCTCACCGCCATGATCGTGCTCCAGACGCTCAATGGCTGGTTCAATGGCATGGGCTGGGCACCCTGTGGCAAAACCATGGTCCACTGGTTCAGCACCAAAGAACGCGGCCGCGCCGTCTCCATCTGGAACGTCGCCCACAATGTCGGCGGGGCCCTCGTCGCCACCATCGCCCTGTGGGGTGTCACGTTGTTTCATGACTGGGGTGCTAAATTTTACTTCAATGCCATGGTCTCCACCGGCATCGCGGTGCTCGCCTTCATCCTCATCCGTGACACACCGCAGAGCTGTGGCCTGCCGCCCATCGAGGAGTATAAAAACGACTACCCGCCGGATTACAGCGCCGAGCACGAGCGCACCTTCACCTTCCGCGAGATCTTCTTCGGCCACGTCTTCAACAACAAGCTGCTATGGGCCATCGCCATCGCGAACGCCTTCGTCTATTTCGTGCGCTACGGCGTGGTGGACTGGATACCCACCTACCTACAAACCGCGAAAAACTTCTCCTTCCAGCAGTCCAGCACGGCCTGGGCCTGCTTTGAGTGGGCTGCGGTGCCTGGCACGATCCTATGCGGCTGGATGTCGGACAAGGTCTTCAAATCCCGCCGTGCTCCTGCCACCATCCTTTTTATGATCCCCACGCTACTCGGCCTCATCGCCTACGGGCTAAATCGCAACGGCCCGCTATGGATCGACATCACCGCACTCATCACCATCGGCTTCTTCATTTACGGCCCAGTGATGCTCATCGGCCTCCAGGCACTCGATATGGTGCCGAAAAAGGCCGCTGGCACTGCGGCTGGCTTTACGGGCTTCTTCGGCTACGTTTTTGGCAGCGCCATCGCTGGCACCGGAGTCGGCTGGATCGCCGATCACTGGGGCTGGGGTGGTGTGATCATCACCATGTGCATCTGCTGCGTGCTGACAATGCTCTTCAGCGCCCTCACCCTCGGCCACAAAGCCAAAAGCTCCTGCTCGCTATGA
- the glpQ gene encoding glycerophosphodiester phosphodiesterase — protein sequence MKLLACLTLLAVSAAAQPLTIAHRGASGYVPEHTREAKVMAHALGADFIEQDVVLSRDDVPVVLHDIHLDTTSDVATRFPDRKRANGRYYALDFTLAELRQLSMHERTDHKKGTQVYPKRFPATTGGFPILTLDEELGLIAGLNQSTGRVAGIYPEIKQPAWHRAEGHDISPIVLRVLAKHGYTSKDHACYLQCFEFDEVKRLRGELGWQGRLIYLMSSQTKTDLAAVASVADGIGPPISSVVSGKRVTDLTTRAHALKLEVHPYTLRVDDLPKDISTAAELMRLLFDEAKVDALFTDFPDVTVKWLNKKTSR from the coding sequence ATGAAACTCCTCGCCTGCCTCACACTACTCGCCGTCTCTGCCGCAGCACAGCCACTCACCATCGCCCACCGGGGAGCGAGTGGCTATGTCCCAGAGCACACACGAGAGGCAAAAGTGATGGCCCATGCTCTAGGGGCAGACTTCATCGAGCAAGATGTCGTCCTCAGCCGTGATGATGTGCCTGTCGTGCTGCATGACATTCATCTGGACACGACCAGTGATGTCGCCACCCGCTTCCCAGATCGGAAGCGGGCGAACGGGCGCTACTACGCACTCGATTTCACGCTCGCGGAGCTACGGCAGCTTTCCATGCATGAGCGCACCGATCACAAAAAAGGCACTCAGGTCTATCCGAAGCGATTTCCAGCAACGACGGGCGGTTTTCCCATCCTGACGCTCGATGAGGAGCTGGGACTCATCGCGGGGCTGAATCAGAGCACCGGCCGCGTGGCGGGCATCTACCCAGAGATCAAGCAACCAGCCTGGCACCGCGCAGAAGGCCACGACATCAGCCCCATCGTGCTGCGAGTGCTGGCAAAGCATGGCTACACCTCCAAAGACCACGCCTGCTACCTGCAATGCTTTGAGTTCGATGAAGTAAAGCGCCTACGCGGTGAGCTGGGATGGCAGGGACGGCTCATCTACCTCATGAGCAGCCAAACGAAGACCGATCTGGCCGCCGTAGCCAGCGTGGCGGATGGCATCGGCCCGCCGATCAGCAGCGTGGTGAGCGGAAAACGCGTCACCGACCTGACGACGCGTGCACACGCACTGAAGCTAGAGGTGCATCCCTACACCTTACGCGTCGATGATTTGCCAAAAGACATCTCCACCGCAGCGGAGCTGATGCGGCTCCTCTTTGATGAAGCGAAGGTGGATGCGCTGTTCACAGATTTCCCCGATGTGACCGTCAAGTGGCTCAACAAGAAAACCAGCCGCTAA
- a CDS encoding DUF1549 domain-containing protein encodes MRLFLFIALGVPLFAKPPSIEDGRLHWAFQPLGAAASPEVKNTSWPKNAIDSFIWADLEKNGLKPAPEADAATLIRRVTLDLTGLLPTPEEVRAFEQNPGSYEALIDRLLDSPRYGERWGRHWLDLARYADTGGTHNDLDRPYAWKYRDYVIRSFNEDKPFARFVAEQIAGDEIDGASEETLIATGFGRNGTSNDDNMGKNDDALAQYRADQLDDVISTTSSVFLGLTVGCARCHDHKTDPLLQRDYYSLLAIFNGTEKHGLVPGTQNKDDKRVAIDKTIQVHALIEKSPHVPPTHIMLRGSALNLGEEVPAAVPALFKPISFPAPTEKTSQRRRTLAQWITAPNNALAWRVIANRIWQHHFGQGIVASPSNFGFTGARPTHPELLDYLAQQLIANGGRFKALHKHILLSATYRQAADSSPVALRPKLHRMEAEVLRDCILTASGKLNEKRGGPGIKPRLRADLLPTSQRNKWPLIKKEGAEQWRRSVYIYVKRQLLMPSLELFDAPTTTDSCAARLESTVPTQALVLMNDEFVEEQAAYLAQRCADEDLSTAIRRLFMFTLCREPNVARLQQSLDFVHARTSTGASRDGALTDLAHVLFNSSEFIYIR; translated from the coding sequence ATGCGACTTTTCCTGTTCATCGCCCTCGGCGTCCCACTTTTCGCCAAACCGCCCTCCATCGAGGATGGGCGGCTTCATTGGGCTTTTCAGCCTCTAGGTGCCGCTGCGTCGCCTGAGGTGAAAAACACGTCTTGGCCGAAAAATGCCATCGACAGCTTCATCTGGGCCGATTTGGAGAAAAATGGGCTCAAGCCCGCGCCAGAGGCGGATGCGGCCACACTGATCCGCCGCGTCACGCTCGATCTCACGGGCCTGCTGCCCACACCGGAGGAAGTCCGCGCTTTTGAGCAAAATCCCGGCAGCTATGAGGCGCTCATCGACCGGCTGCTCGACTCTCCGCGCTATGGAGAGCGCTGGGGCCGCCACTGGCTGGATCTGGCACGCTACGCGGACACCGGCGGCACGCACAATGATCTGGACCGGCCCTATGCATGGAAATACCGCGACTACGTCATCCGCAGCTTCAATGAGGACAAGCCGTTTGCTCGCTTCGTCGCGGAGCAGATCGCGGGCGATGAAATCGACGGTGCGAGCGAGGAAACACTCATCGCGACTGGTTTTGGCCGCAATGGCACCAGCAATGACGATAACATGGGCAAGAACGACGATGCTCTGGCGCAATACCGTGCGGATCAGCTCGATGACGTCATCTCCACCACGAGCAGTGTTTTTCTGGGGCTGACAGTCGGCTGCGCACGCTGTCACGATCATAAGACTGATCCGCTGCTTCAGCGTGATTACTACAGCCTGCTGGCCATCTTTAATGGCACGGAGAAGCACGGACTGGTTCCCGGAACGCAGAACAAGGATGATAAGCGTGTCGCGATCGACAAAACCATCCAAGTCCACGCTCTGATCGAAAAAAGCCCGCATGTGCCACCCACACACATCATGCTGCGTGGCAGTGCCTTGAACCTCGGGGAAGAAGTTCCCGCCGCCGTCCCGGCACTTTTTAAGCCGATCTCCTTTCCTGCGCCGACTGAAAAGACCTCTCAGCGCCGCAGGACGCTCGCACAATGGATCACGGCACCGAACAATGCTCTCGCGTGGCGAGTCATCGCCAATCGCATCTGGCAGCATCATTTTGGCCAGGGCATCGTCGCCTCTCCGAGCAATTTTGGCTTCACGGGTGCCAGACCCACGCACCCTGAGCTGCTGGATTACCTAGCACAGCAGCTCATCGCGAATGGAGGCCGTTTCAAAGCGCTGCATAAGCACATCCTCCTGTCCGCGACGTATCGCCAAGCCGCTGACTCGTCGCCGGTGGCACTGCGTCCGAAGCTCCACCGCATGGAGGCAGAAGTCCTCCGCGACTGCATCCTCACCGCCAGTGGCAAGCTGAACGAGAAACGCGGCGGTCCGGGCATCAAACCACGCCTGCGGGCCGATTTGCTACCCACCAGCCAGCGAAACAAGTGGCCGCTCATCAAAAAGGAGGGCGCGGAGCAATGGAGACGCAGTGTGTACATCTATGTGAAGCGGCAGCTTCTCATGCCGAGCCTGGAGCTCTTCGATGCGCCTACCACCACGGACTCCTGCGCGGCACGATTGGAGAGCACAGTGCCGACTCAGGCTCTCGTGCTCATGAATGACGAGTTCGTCGAGGAGCAGGCCGCTTATCTGGCCCAGCGCTGCGCTGACGAAGACCTCAGCACCGCCATCCGCCGCCTTTTCATGTTTACGTTGTGCCGAGAGCCCAACGTGGCCCGTTTGCAGCAGTCGCTGGATTTTGTGCATGCTCGTACCTCTACGGGTGCCAGCCGCGATGGGGCGCTGACGGATCTGGCGCATGTGCTCTTCAATAGCAGCGAGTTCATCTACATCCGATGA
- a CDS encoding FAD-dependent oxidoreductase — protein METPSSANRRHFIRAAFSGALITPGALSAQQVEKSLAGQFHEEARDLPLVEDVDVIVCGAGPAGIAAAITAARAGAKVRVFEWRGCLGGVWTAGLLGYLLDFDKPGFNQELLKRLEARDMRRGTSMKSICYEPEGMKLLLEEMFVEAGVKFQLHTRVSAAYRDGKRLSTIVTESKSGRQAWRAPVFIDTTGDGDLAALAGCSFEFGEAESCPCQPMSLNALLVCKDAAALAPFIHKSDPSKADGIAKDALLAEIQRTGHFPSYSKPTLWQVRDDLLLVMMNHQYGVPCFDAAKITEATVQARAELHQIVNGLRKLGGPWEGLQIAATAEQIGVRDGRRIAGRYVVNKDDLTAGARYDDAVVRPTFSVDIHALSAENNKKAAYHNAGIKVKPYDIPLRALIAKDVDGLMMAGRNISGDFIAHASYRVTGNSVAMGEAAGVTAALAATSRRMPHDVPWSESEAKLKALGQRG, from the coding sequence ATGGAAACGCCCTCCTCCGCCAATCGTCGTCATTTTATCCGCGCTGCCTTTTCTGGTGCCCTGATCACGCCTGGGGCGCTGAGTGCGCAGCAGGTGGAAAAAAGCCTCGCAGGTCAATTCCATGAAGAAGCACGCGATCTGCCACTGGTCGAGGACGTGGACGTCATCGTGTGCGGTGCAGGCCCCGCTGGCATCGCCGCTGCGATCACCGCAGCACGAGCGGGAGCAAAGGTGCGAGTGTTTGAATGGCGCGGCTGTCTGGGCGGTGTGTGGACGGCGGGCCTGCTGGGCTATTTGCTCGATTTTGACAAGCCAGGCTTCAATCAAGAGCTACTCAAGCGGCTGGAAGCACGCGACATGCGCCGTGGCACCAGCATGAAGAGCATCTGCTACGAGCCAGAAGGCATGAAGCTGCTGCTGGAAGAAATGTTCGTAGAAGCAGGCGTGAAATTCCAACTCCACACACGAGTGAGCGCTGCGTATCGCGATGGAAAGCGCCTCAGCACCATCGTGACGGAGTCCAAGAGCGGTAGGCAGGCCTGGCGTGCGCCCGTTTTCATCGACACCACGGGCGATGGCGATCTCGCCGCACTGGCAGGATGCAGTTTTGAGTTCGGCGAGGCTGAGTCATGCCCCTGCCAGCCCATGTCGCTCAATGCACTACTCGTATGCAAAGATGCCGCCGCACTAGCGCCCTTCATTCACAAGTCCGATCCCAGCAAAGCCGACGGCATCGCCAAGGATGCACTGCTGGCGGAGATTCAGCGCACCGGACACTTCCCTTCTTACTCCAAGCCCACGCTTTGGCAGGTGCGTGATGATTTGCTGCTCGTCATGATGAATCATCAATACGGTGTGCCCTGCTTTGATGCGGCCAAGATCACCGAGGCCACCGTGCAGGCCCGCGCAGAGCTACACCAGATCGTGAACGGCCTCCGCAAGCTCGGCGGCCCGTGGGAAGGCCTGCAAATCGCCGCCACGGCAGAGCAGATCGGCGTGCGTGACGGCAGACGCATCGCGGGGCGCTACGTCGTGAATAAGGATGACCTCACCGCAGGTGCTCGCTATGACGACGCGGTGGTGAGGCCCACTTTCAGCGTGGACATCCATGCCCTGAGTGCCGAGAACAACAAAAAAGCAGCCTACCACAATGCCGGCATCAAAGTGAAGCCCTACGACATCCCCCTGCGAGCCCTCATCGCCAAGGACGTGGACGGCCTGATGATGGCCGGGCGCAACATCAGCGGCGACTTCATCGCCCACGCGAGCTACCGCGTGACAGGAAACTCCGTCGCCATGGGCGAAGCCGCCGGCGTCACCGCCGCCCTCGCCGCCACCTCCCGCCGCATGCCTCACGACGTCCCCTGGAGCGAAAGCGAAGCCAAACTGAAAGCCCTCGGGCAGCGTGGGTAG
- a CDS encoding PQQ-binding-like beta-propeller repeat protein, whose amino-acid sequence MRPLIFLLALSVAHAEWPTYLHDASRVGASLENLPQGIKPAWTFTSPSAPQMAWAGEDGRVIEGHELFNRIRFDDVFHVAISKGHVFFGSSVDGRVMCRELASGKEVWSFFTNAPVRLAPMIAEGKVFVGSDDGYAYCLDAASGKVVWKLRAGPHDERILARGRMVSRWPVRTGILVDGGTAYFGAGVFPHEKVYLYAVEAATGKVIWKNDAISEKDAGRNDLSPQGYLLATKDILFVPSGRTLAASFDRKTGTYIAKPEPGWRGDAGGQIGGTQAFLADDQIYSVGEHHILALDQQKQKSGFGWFAGTQMTLAGDMGYMANGKTITAVDRLKHADGTRIRHGHEMAIAKISVDLKKHPALAEAKKLQAAESAARKAPGDQALIAALAAIAAKYEPLRAQYKAKQDEIAKHKADLAIAADVGVKWTLESPHQSALILAGKSLIAGGKDEVIVIDTETGKITAKLAVEGEARGLAVSEGHLVVSTTKGRVHVFGEKEGSMPYPSQSFISAKGEEAAAILKQTGVKKGFCLVLGDDGSLAYELAKQSELIVFGVNSDEAKVAAGRQNLLQTGLYGSRVTLDHLDLAMIPYSSYFANLIVGEPSGVPKEVARHLKPIGGKFCFATNAASDAWLAETKLSEEKATIAKADGWTVLTRAALPGASSWSHQYGNAANTSSTDDRRIKGGMSVLWYGDPGPGQMVNRHDGAVGPISTNGRLFVQGNESVMAYDAYNGQFLWETKNPGAMRTGVYNAREPGNMAASDDHLFMLMEDECIQYDAATGQIVRTLKIPGAGTKKGLEWGYIAYADGLLYGTETERVEKASEVARRGKSASISTDRLFAFDVKTGALAWSYQGKHIAHTTVAIGDGSVFFIDASLTPEQRNLLLAEDKTELAKLTGKERELAEDRIKNNDMRMAVAVDAKTGKQLWAKPVDVTDCSEIGIGGGALTLMYSNGHLVLGGANANGHYWEQFLSGEFKRRRLVVLNAAKGDKVWAKDGNYRHRPVVIDNDIIAEPWSYDLYTGNQKTRKHPITGEETAWMFARPGHHCGAISATPNMMFFRSKFTAFYDRDTDSGTEHFAGHRLGCWINTIPANGLVMIPEASAGCVCLFSIASTIVFEPREDRMNWGVYSADGVTLPVQHMALNLGAPGDRRDAHGKLWLGYPRPGSRAGIDLPLDFKPQYLKGGGEYAYNAESFTIAGHDTPWIFSSGLRGLTKLEIPVQAKNAAPATYTVKLMFAALEGDVAGKRVFDVKLGDKVVLKAFDPATRKGAAVEVFEHVPASELLTVELIPVTGEPVMSGIEVLKSDAKEIIQTSVTR is encoded by the coding sequence ATGCGTCCGCTCATATTTCTTCTCGCTCTCTCCGTCGCACATGCTGAATGGCCTACCTACCTGCATGATGCCTCACGCGTCGGTGCCTCCTTGGAAAACTTGCCGCAGGGCATAAAACCAGCTTGGACTTTCACCTCGCCCTCTGCCCCGCAGATGGCTTGGGCTGGCGAGGACGGTCGCGTCATCGAGGGGCATGAGCTCTTCAATCGCATTCGCTTTGATGATGTGTTTCATGTCGCCATCAGCAAAGGCCACGTTTTCTTCGGTTCATCCGTCGATGGGCGTGTCATGTGCCGGGAGCTGGCCTCTGGAAAAGAAGTGTGGTCGTTTTTCACAAATGCGCCCGTGCGGCTCGCTCCGATGATCGCGGAGGGGAAGGTGTTTGTCGGCTCAGATGATGGGTATGCGTATTGCCTGGATGCAGCTAGCGGCAAAGTGGTGTGGAAGCTCCGCGCTGGTCCGCATGATGAGCGCATCCTCGCACGCGGTCGCATGGTCTCCCGTTGGCCGGTTCGTACAGGCATCCTGGTGGATGGCGGCACCGCGTATTTTGGCGCAGGCGTGTTTCCACATGAGAAGGTGTACCTCTACGCTGTTGAGGCTGCAACGGGTAAGGTCATTTGGAAAAACGATGCCATTTCAGAAAAAGACGCAGGCCGGAATGATCTCTCGCCGCAGGGCTACTTACTCGCGACAAAGGACATCCTCTTTGTGCCCTCTGGCCGGACGCTCGCGGCGTCGTTTGATCGGAAAACGGGCACCTACATCGCCAAACCGGAGCCCGGATGGCGTGGCGATGCTGGCGGGCAGATCGGCGGCACGCAGGCCTTCCTCGCGGATGATCAAATCTACTCCGTGGGCGAGCATCACATCCTCGCGCTCGATCAGCAAAAGCAGAAAAGCGGCTTCGGATGGTTCGCAGGCACGCAGATGACGCTCGCGGGCGATATGGGCTACATGGCGAATGGCAAAACAATCACCGCCGTGGATCGCCTCAAGCATGCGGACGGCACACGCATCCGTCACGGGCACGAAATGGCCATCGCGAAGATCAGCGTTGACTTGAAAAAGCATCCCGCCCTCGCAGAGGCGAAGAAGCTGCAAGCTGCCGAGTCCGCCGCACGCAAGGCACCGGGCGATCAAGCCCTCATCGCTGCGCTGGCCGCCATCGCGGCGAAATACGAGCCGCTGCGTGCGCAGTACAAAGCCAAGCAAGATGAGATCGCGAAACACAAGGCTGATCTCGCCATCGCAGCCGATGTGGGTGTGAAATGGACGCTCGAATCGCCGCATCAGTCGGCCCTGATCCTCGCGGGCAAATCATTGATCGCCGGTGGCAAAGATGAAGTGATCGTGATCGACACTGAAACGGGCAAAATCACCGCCAAGCTGGCGGTGGAAGGCGAAGCACGCGGTTTAGCCGTTTCGGAAGGTCACCTCGTCGTCAGCACGACGAAGGGCCGCGTGCATGTGTTTGGTGAAAAAGAAGGCTCAATGCCTTATCCGTCACAGAGCTTCATATCGGCCAAAGGTGAAGAGGCTGCGGCCATCTTGAAGCAAACCGGCGTCAAAAAGGGCTTTTGCCTGGTTTTGGGCGATGACGGATCTTTGGCCTATGAATTGGCGAAACAGAGCGAGTTGATCGTTTTCGGTGTGAACTCGGACGAGGCCAAGGTGGCCGCTGGAAGGCAAAATTTGCTCCAAACCGGCCTCTACGGCTCACGCGTCACGCTCGATCATCTCGACCTGGCGATGATTCCGTATTCGAGCTACTTCGCGAACCTCATCGTCGGTGAGCCGAGTGGTGTGCCAAAAGAGGTAGCTCGGCATTTGAAGCCGATCGGTGGCAAATTCTGCTTCGCGACGAATGCAGCGAGCGATGCCTGGCTAGCGGAGACAAAGCTCAGTGAAGAAAAAGCCACCATCGCGAAAGCGGACGGCTGGACGGTGCTCACGCGGGCGGCTTTGCCCGGTGCGAGCTCATGGTCGCATCAATACGGCAATGCAGCAAACACCAGCAGCACAGACGACAGGCGCATCAAGGGCGGCATGAGTGTCCTTTGGTATGGCGATCCCGGTCCTGGGCAGATGGTGAATCGTCACGACGGTGCAGTGGGGCCGATCTCGACGAACGGACGGCTCTTTGTGCAAGGTAACGAAAGCGTGATGGCCTACGATGCCTACAACGGCCAGTTTTTGTGGGAAACGAAGAACCCCGGCGCGATGCGCACCGGCGTGTACAATGCCCGCGAACCCGGCAACATGGCCGCGAGTGATGATCACCTCTTCATGCTCATGGAGGACGAGTGCATCCAATACGATGCCGCCACAGGCCAGATCGTGCGCACACTCAAAATCCCCGGCGCAGGCACCAAGAAGGGCCTGGAGTGGGGCTACATCGCCTACGCCGATGGTTTGCTCTATGGCACCGAGACGGAACGCGTCGAAAAGGCCAGCGAAGTGGCGCGGCGTGGCAAAAGTGCCTCGATTTCCACGGATCGACTGTTTGCCTTCGATGTGAAAACCGGAGCGCTGGCGTGGAGCTATCAGGGCAAGCACATCGCGCATACGACGGTAGCGATTGGAGATGGTAGCGTGTTTTTCATCGACGCCTCGCTCACACCGGAGCAGCGGAATTTGTTGCTGGCGGAGGATAAAACGGAACTCGCCAAACTCACCGGCAAAGAGCGTGAGCTGGCCGAGGACCGCATCAAAAACAACGACATGCGCATGGCCGTGGCCGTGGATGCGAAAACGGGCAAGCAACTGTGGGCGAAGCCGGTGGATGTGACAGATTGCAGCGAGATCGGCATCGGTGGCGGGGCTTTGACGCTTATGTATAGTAACGGCCACCTCGTGCTCGGCGGTGCGAACGCGAACGGGCACTACTGGGAGCAGTTTTTGAGCGGTGAATTCAAGCGCCGCCGCCTCGTCGTGCTGAACGCAGCGAAGGGAGACAAAGTGTGGGCAAAGGATGGCAACTACCGCCACCGCCCCGTCGTGATCGACAACGACATCATCGCCGAGCCATGGAGCTACGACCTCTACACCGGCAATCAAAAGACCCGCAAGCATCCCATCACTGGCGAAGAGACCGCATGGATGTTTGCGCGGCCTGGGCACCACTGCGGAGCCATTTCTGCCACGCCAAACATGATGTTCTTCCGCTCGAAGTTCACCGCGTTCTATGATCGCGACACGGACAGCGGCACGGAGCACTTCGCGGGGCATCGCCTCGGCTGCTGGATCAATACCATCCCCGCCAACGGCCTCGTCATGATCCCGGAGGCCAGCGCCGGCTGTGTGTGCCTCTTTTCTATCGCCAGCACCATCGTCTTCGAGCCGCGTGAGGACCGTATGAACTGGGGCGTGTATAGCGCCGATGGCGTCACATTGCCCGTGCAGCACATGGCGCTGAATCTCGGCGCTCCCGGCGACCGCCGCGATGCGCATGGCAAGCTCTGGCTCGGTTACCCACGTCCAGGCAGTCGTGCGGGCATCGATCTGCCGCTCGATTTCAAACCGCAGTATCTCAAAGGCGGCGGCGAGTATGCCTACAATGCGGAGAGCTTCACCATCGCCGGTCACGACACGCCCTGGATCTTCTCCAGCGGCCTGCGGGGCCTCACCAAGCTCGAAATCCCCGTTCAGGCCAAAAACGCCGCACCAGCCACCTACACCGTGAAACTCATGTTCGCCGCCCTCGAAGGCGATGTGGCCGGAAAACGCGTCTTCGACGTGAAACTCGGCGACAAGGTCGTCTTGAAGGCCTTTGACCCCGCCACACGAAAAGGCGCTGCCGTCGAAGTTTTCGAGCATGTGCCCGCCAGCGAGCTTTTGACTGTCGAACTCATCCCGGTGACCGGTGAACCAGTCATGAGTGGCATTGAAGTATTGAAATCGGATGCCAAAGAGATCATCCAGACTTCCGTGACTCGTTGA